A region of the Stieleria neptunia genome:
TGTAACTGATCCCGCCGTCCTTGTTCTTGCAGCCGTAAATGTATTCCTTGGCACGCTCGATCACGTCGCCGCTGACGGGGATGCCGGCGTTGCGGCAACCCCGCAGCCCTTGGACTTGAGTGATCGTCGTGGAGCCTTCATCAAAGTCGTTGCCCTCGGCCGCCGACACGTAGCCCCAACCGCCGGCCGCCGTTTGGGCATTGCCGCTGAACTCGACCGCTCGGGTCAGCACATCCACGATCTCGCGTCGGCGATCCAACAAGCCCTCTTCGCCGAGCACCTGTGACAAGAACAGCATCGCAAACCCATGCCCATAGGTGTAGCGCTGGTCGGTCGTGGGGTCGCCGATCAGCCCGTTGTCGCGGCTCTTGCTGATCAAGTAATCCGACGTCCTGGCGATCTCTTTGGCATACGGTCCCTGGGTGGTCGTCGATCCGCTGCCGATCATCGCCGTTCCGGCCAGCGCGGCCATGGCGGTCGGATAGACCTGGGTGTTCCAATGCCCACGCGAGGATTGCGTCCGCGCCAGCCAGGCCAACGCTTTTTGGGTCGCCGTTTCCCAAGAGGGGTTTCGGGCAGCCGCGTCACACGCCCGCGGTCCGATCAGCGACGCACCGAGCGAACCGCCGGCGGCGAGAAGGGCGGTGTTGCGAAACCAATCGCGGCGGTTGGATGAAATCGGCATCATGATTCCGAAAGGGGGAGGGTGGTGGCCCGTTTGACGCTCAGCCTACGATTGTACCGCCTCAGCCACCGATCGCGAAACTTCGATTTCTCCCACCGAGCCGTGTCGCCCCGTTTTCCGTTGGCAAATCGGGCAAAAAAATGTACTCCGTTGGCCCTGGACGATTCGGCGAATCTTTCCGACCGAGCAGCGACCGCACCCCAATCCGGCCCGATCGTAGACCCGATGGTAGTTTTGATAGCTGCCTTCGTTGTTCAGCGCGTTGCGATACGTCCCGTCCGACAGCGTGCTGCCCTCATGCTCGATCGCCTCCCCCAACACCAAACCGATCCCCGCATGAAGACGCTCCCACTGCGGCCGGCTCAGCTTGTCACAACGGGTGCGTGGATCGACCCCGGCGACGAACAGAATTTCGGCCGCGTACAAATTTCCGATCCCCGCCACGGCCGCCTGGTCCAGTAAAGCGACCTTGATCACGCGGCGACTGTGACGCAGATTTTCACGGAGCTGCTCCGCGGTGATCCGGGTCGCGTCAGGCCCCAACCGATCGCGGACGTCACGCCGCAATTGGTCCGCCGTCAGCAGTCGCACCGTGCCCAGCCCACGCCGATCCCAAAACAGCATCTCCGCAGCAGCATCGCCGTCGAGGATCAGCCGCAAACGCAGATGCTCCGGCCCCGGCGGATCGCTCAACAGCACCAGCCCCGTCATCCGCGGTTCGATCACGATCGCTTGCGCGTTTTCCAATTCAATGATCACGCGTTTGCCCAGCCGATCGATGCCGGTGATCCGCCGCCCGCGAACCCGCCGATCAAACGGTCCGATCGCGGGCTCAAACACAATCGGCTTGCGCTCGCAAGGCGGCCGCTCGGCGGCACGAATCCGCTGCCCCACGATCGGCGAGATCCCACGGCGCATCGTTTCAACTTCAGGCAATTCAGGCATCATCACTCCCTAAGTGGCGTAAGCTTCCAGCTTGCGTTCCCCGTGGCGTAAGCTTCCAGCTTGCGTTCCGCCCCCTACCAACGGCAAGCAGGATGCTTACCCCACGCCTAACAATACACAAACCCTTCGCGAGCATAGCGCGGGTGGGTCTGGATCGCAGCATGATCGGCTCTGGCGAACCCCAACCAGGCCCCCAGGCCGGCCAGCACCGCGTCGAGCGCGTCGCCGCCGGGATCGTTCATGATCACGCGTCGCCGATGCGCCGAAATGTCGACGTACTGCGAGACCGCTTTCAAGATTGTTCGCCGCGTCCGCTTGTGTGTCGCCTCGGGTGGCTTTCCGCCGGACTGCTTGTAGCGTTGGTGCGGCAATTCCAATCGCTTCAACGTCGACGACGGGCAGGCTTCGACCAGGATCGAGGATGCCGTGCCGCGGTTCGCCTTGGCATATTGAAACGGCAACACGACGACACTTGGTCTCTCGGCCAGCTCCGCCAGCACATCGCGCATGCCGTGAAACGTCTGATAGATGATCCGGTAGTGATAACAATCAAACGGCGTTTGGGTTTCCCGGTCCGTGGTGCGGCGAACATGCTTGGTTCCCAGCGCACGCTCGGTCGTCTCGACCAGCGATAACCCAAACTGCTTGGCCGAACCGTCGAACTCGCTGGCATGCGACAATTGGTCCCGCCAATCGCCGATCGCCAGTTCGATCGGCAATCCGAACGGAAAATCACAGCCCCAAAACGTTTTCGGTTGTGATGCAATGCGGTCGACCAGGTAGCGATTGACTTGATCGCGGTCGTCGCCGCCGGCCAGCCGCCCCAGGGGCTGCAGGGACACCAGTCGAAAACGGGCCGAGCGATTGGCCAGACGCGACGAGGCGGGGGCGGCCAGCGGTAGCGGAACCGGGGCGGAAAGCTCGGCGATCCAAGCCGTTTTTCCGGACTCGGCGGCGCCGCTGAAATCCACACCGATCACCGTCCGCGTCGCCGCCTCGGCAATTCGGCGGAATCGCATCAGGCTGGGTTTCGTCGCGTTGACCAACTTGGACGGCCGGGTGAAGATGATGAAGTGACTATGGAAGCATACCTTTTTGGCAAACCTACGATGAGCAGTGCTCCTTCCCAACAGCCCGCGACGGCGGCGGTCCCCGATGCGAAAGGCCGATTCGGCGAATTCGGCGGCCGATTCGTCCCCGAAACCCTGACCCGCGCACTCGATCAATTGGCCGAAGAATACGAACTGGCCAAGAAAGATCCGGAGTTCCAGCGGGAACTGGACGGATTGCTGAAAACGTTCGTCGGTCGCCCCAGCCCGTTTTACCACGCCCGTCGCCTCTCTGAAGCCGCCGGCGGGGCCCAGATTTGGCTCAAACGCGAGGACCTGAATCACACCGGGGCGCACAAGATCAACAACACGCTCGGACAGGCGCTGCTGACGCTGCGGATGGGAAAAACTCGCGTGATCGCCGAAACCGGCGCCGGCCAACACGGCGTCGCCAGCGCGACCGCCTGTGCACACTTCGGATTGCCCTGCACGGTCTACATGGGCGCCGAAGACATTCGTCGACAAAAACCCAACGTGTTCAGCATGCGGCTGATGGGTGCGACGATCAGCCCCGTCGAATCCGGCTCGCGAACCCTTCGCGATGCCGTCAACGAAGCGATGCGCGATTGGATGTCCTCGGTCGAGCACACGCACTACATCATCGGCAGTGTGATCGGCCCGCACCCGTTTCCGATGATGGTCCGCGATTTCCAAGCCGTCATCGGACGCGAAACACGTGACCAATCGCTGGACGTGTTCGGCAAGCTGCCCGATTGCGTGGTCGCCTGTGTCGGCGGCGGCAGCAATGCGGCCGGCATGTTCTATCCGTTCATCGAAGACGAGGGCGTGCGATTGGTCGGCGTCGAAGCCGGTGGCCGTGGCAGCAACCCCGGCGACCATGCCGCCCCCATGTCCTTCGGATCGCCCGGCGTGCTGCACGGCAGTTACAGCTACGTGATGCAAGACGAAGACGGCCAAACCTGTGACGTGCACAGCATGAGTGCCGGTCTGGACTACCCCGGCGTCGGCCCCGAACACAGCTACTGGAAAGACACCGGCCGCGTCGACTACATCCAGTGCGGTGACGCCGATGCGATGGACGCCTTCGACAAACTCGCCCGCAGCGAAGGCATCATCGCCGCCCTGGAAACCAGTCACGCACTGGCCAAAGCGATGAAGCTGGCCGCCGAGATGCCCACAACCGAAAACCTGGTCGTCTGCCTGTCCGGCCGCGGTGACAAGGACGCCATGGAAATCGCACGACTCCGCGGTGAAGATTTTTGATCCGACATCGCAACCGCTGAAGATGTTATTCTTTCTAAACTCCGCTGGAACGCCCAACTGGGCGGTTCATCACAACAGCGAGCCGATACCGTCAATCTCCTGCGCACGCTCGCAGATTCGCTTGACA
Encoded here:
- a CDS encoding prenyltransferase/squalene oxidase repeat-containing protein, with amino-acid sequence MPISSNRRDWFRNTALLAAGGSLGASLIGPRACDAAARNPSWETATQKALAWLARTQSSRGHWNTQVYPTAMAALAGTAMIGSGSTTTQGPYAKEIARTSDYLISKSRDNGLIGDPTTDQRYTYGHGFAMLFLSQVLGEEGLLDRRREIVDVLTRAVEFSGNAQTAAGGWGYVSAAEGNDFDEGSTTITQVQGLRGCRNAGIPVSGDVIERAKEYIYGCKNKDGGISYSSRQRGNSRPAITAAALAALYNAGDYDSEHVPEMLEYTKKELHGISDGARAFGHWHYTYLYYSQVVYRQGDELWQPFRTKLYERITSQQRPDGNWEGQIHPVYVTACNLIMLQLDYGYLPIYQR
- the mutM gene encoding bifunctional DNA-formamidopyrimidine glycosylase/DNA-(apurinic or apyrimidinic site) lyase, which encodes MPELPEVETMRRGISPIVGQRIRAAERPPCERKPIVFEPAIGPFDRRVRGRRITGIDRLGKRVIIELENAQAIVIEPRMTGLVLLSDPPGPEHLRLRLILDGDAAAEMLFWDRRGLGTVRLLTADQLRRDVRDRLGPDATRITAEQLRENLRHSRRVIKVALLDQAAVAGIGNLYAAEILFVAGVDPRTRCDKLSRPQWERLHAGIGLVLGEAIEHEGSTLSDGTYRNALNNEGSYQNYHRVYDRAGLGCGRCSVGKIRRIVQGQRSTFFCPICQRKTGRHGSVGEIEVSRSVAEAVQS
- a CDS encoding DUF429 domain-containing protein gives rise to the protein MRFRRIAEAATRTVIGVDFSGAAESGKTAWIAELSAPVPLPLAAPASSRLANRSARFRLVSLQPLGRLAGGDDRDQVNRYLVDRIASQPKTFWGCDFPFGLPIELAIGDWRDQLSHASEFDGSAKQFGLSLVETTERALGTKHVRRTTDRETQTPFDCYHYRIIYQTFHGMRDVLAELAERPSVVVLPFQYAKANRGTASSILVEACPSSTLKRLELPHQRYKQSGGKPPEATHKRTRRTILKAVSQYVDISAHRRRVIMNDPGGDALDAVLAGLGAWLGFARADHAAIQTHPRYAREGFVYC
- the trpB gene encoding tryptophan synthase subunit beta, whose translation is MSSAPSQQPATAAVPDAKGRFGEFGGRFVPETLTRALDQLAEEYELAKKDPEFQRELDGLLKTFVGRPSPFYHARRLSEAAGGAQIWLKREDLNHTGAHKINNTLGQALLTLRMGKTRVIAETGAGQHGVASATACAHFGLPCTVYMGAEDIRRQKPNVFSMRLMGATISPVESGSRTLRDAVNEAMRDWMSSVEHTHYIIGSVIGPHPFPMMVRDFQAVIGRETRDQSLDVFGKLPDCVVACVGGGSNAAGMFYPFIEDEGVRLVGVEAGGRGSNPGDHAAPMSFGSPGVLHGSYSYVMQDEDGQTCDVHSMSAGLDYPGVGPEHSYWKDTGRVDYIQCGDADAMDAFDKLARSEGIIAALETSHALAKAMKLAAEMPTTENLVVCLSGRGDKDAMEIARLRGEDF